From Streptomyces yatensis, one genomic window encodes:
- a CDS encoding DegT/DnrJ/EryC1/StrS family aminotransferase: protein MGTPTDELLHELTRARVRPGDEVIVPSYGTPEAAEAVLLAGARPVFVDIDAHTYCIDPAAVAEALTPRTAAIVAIHTFGHPADMAALTDLGQRHGVLVIGHGSAGEPAGEILRRQANAAYLDGKLRGVLTPPVAPGVEHTYQQYVVRVPGNGRPDRDAFARTLRSRGVVCHVPVQTPAHRTARFRRDLWLAETERAADECLALPVDPTMSRRELQRVVSACNALGGLLQSAA, encoded by the coding sequence ATGGGGACACCTACGGATGAGCTGCTGCATGAGTTGACCCGGGCGCGGGTGCGGCCGGGCGACGAGGTAATCGTGCCGTCCTACGGCACTCCCGAGGCCGCCGAAGCGGTGCTGCTGGCCGGCGCCAGGCCGGTGTTCGTGGACATCGACGCCCATACCTACTGCATAGACCCGGCCGCGGTGGCCGAGGCACTGACGCCCCGGACCGCGGCCATCGTGGCCATTCACACCTTCGGACATCCCGCCGACATGGCGGCCCTCACCGACCTCGGCCAGCGGCACGGCGTGCTGGTGATCGGGCACGGGTCGGCCGGTGAGCCCGCCGGGGAGATTCTGCGGCGGCAGGCCAACGCGGCCTATCTGGACGGAAAGTTGCGCGGTGTTCTCACGCCGCCGGTCGCGCCCGGCGTGGAACACACCTATCAGCAGTACGTCGTTCGGGTCCCCGGCAACGGCCGGCCGGACCGGGACGCCTTCGCCCGCACGCTGCGTTCTCGCGGCGTCGTATGCCATGTGCCCGTACAGACCCCCGCGCACCGCACCGCGCGCTTCCGGCGCGATCTGTGGCTCGCGGAGACCGAGCGTGCGGCCGATGAGTGCCTGGCGCTGCCCGTCGATCCGACCATGTCGCGGCGGGAGTTGCAGCGCGTGGTCTCGGCCTGCAACGCGCTGGGCGGGCTGCTGCAGTCAGCCGCTTGA